One segment of Prionailurus bengalensis isolate Pbe53 chromosome X, Fcat_Pben_1.1_paternal_pri, whole genome shotgun sequence DNA contains the following:
- the ERAS gene encoding GTPase ERas: MALPRKPNMFDLGLGTWSLSSQEESQRAQGPPKGVSKQLPEYKAVVVGASGVGKSALTIQLNHQCFVEDHDPTIQDSYWKEVALGHGGCILNVLDTAGQATHRALRDQCVAIGDGVLGVFALDDPSSLAQLQQMRATWGPHHTQPLVLVGNKCDLVTTTGDARAAAAALAKSWGAPFVETSAKTRQGVEEAFTLLIHEIQKVREAMAKEAVAGPGGEKGRHEKAMCRCGCSVA; the protein is encoded by the coding sequence ATGGCACTGCCAAGAAAGCCTAACATGTTTGATCTGGGCCTGGGCACGTGGAGCCTTAGCTCCCAGGAGGAGAGCCAGAGGGCGCAGGGACCCCCCAAGGGTGTCAGCAAGCAGCTGCCTGAGTACAAGGCGGTAGTGGTGGGCGCGAGTGGCGTGGGCAAGAGTGCGCTCACCATCCAGCTGAACCACCAGTGCTTCGTGGAAGACCACGACCCCACGATCCAGGATTCCTACTGGAAGGAGGTGGCCCTGGGCCACGGGGGCTGCATTCTGAATGTCCTGGACACGGCAGGGCAGGCCACCCATAGGGCCCTGCGTGACCAGTGTGTGGCGATCGGAGATGGTGTTCTGGGGGTCTTCGCCCTGGATGACCCCTCGTCTTTAGCCCAGCTGCAGCAGATGCGGGCCACCTGGGGCCCTCACCACACCCAGCCCCTGGTCCTTGTGGGCAACAAGTGTGACCTTGTGACCACCACCGGAGACGCTCGTGCGGCCGCTGCAGCCCTTGCGAAGAGCTGGGGAGCCCCCTTCGTGGAGACCTCAGCCAAGACGCGGCAAGGTGTAGAAGAGGCCTTCACCCTGCTCATCCATGAGATCCAAAAGGTCCGGGAGGCCATGGCAAAAGAGGCCGTGGCAGGgccaggtggggagaagggccGGCACGAGAAGGCCATGTGCCGCTGCGGCTGCTCCGTGGCCTAA